Proteins encoded together in one Anopheles darlingi chromosome 3, idAnoDarlMG_H_01, whole genome shotgun sequence window:
- the LOC125954201 gene encoding serine/arginine-rich splicing factor 1A, with translation MSHGRNECRIYVGNLPPDIRTKDIQDLFHKFGKVTFVDLKNRRGPPFAFVEFEDARDADDAVKARDGYDYDGYRLRVEFPRGGGPGSYRGSRQGNSDRSSRGDRGNRGPPARRSQFRVTVSGLPSSGSWQDLKDHMREAGDVCFADVYKDGTGVVEFLRHEDMKYAIKKLDDSRFRSHEGEVAYIRVREDSGNDDKRDHRDRSYSPRRRRGTPTYSPVQRSVSRSRSRSYH, from the exons ATGTCGCATGGCCGCAACGAGTGTCGCATCTACGTCGGTAATCTACCGCCCGATATCCGCACCAAGGACATCCAGGATTTGTTCCACAAGTTCGGAAAAGTTACGTTCGTGGATCTGAAAAACCGCCGCGGGCCGCCATTTGCTTTCGTCGAGTTTGAGGACGCTCG ggatgcggatgatgcggTGAAGGCACGGGACGGGTACGACTACGACGGGTACCGGCTGCGAGTGGAATTCccgcgcggtggtggtcccggcaGTTACCGGGGCAGCCGACAGGGTAACAGTGATCGTAGCAGCCGTGGTGACCGTGGAAACCGTGGACCACCGGCTCGTCGTTCGCAGTTCCGCGTGACGGTTTCCGGGTTACCATCATCCGGATCCTGGCAGGATCTGAAGGATCACATGCGCGAGGCAGGCGACGTTTGCTTCGCCGATGTCTACAAGGATGGTACCGGAGTGGTAGAGTTCTTGCGGCACGAGGATATGAAGTACGCCATCAAAAAGCTGGACGATTCACGGTTCCGGTCACATGAG GGTGAAGTGGCTTACATTCGTGTACGGGAAGATTCCGGTAATGACGACAAACGAGATCATCGGGATAG ATCGTACTCACCACGCAGACGAAGAGGAACACCTACCTATTCACCGGTGCAGAGGAGcgtttcgcgatcgcgttccCGTTCCTATCACTAA
- the LOC125954195 gene encoding partitioning defective 6 homolog gamma has protein sequence MSKSKAAHPKLDSDRVEIKSKFDAEFRRWSVKRSEQHSFEVFQSLIERLHRLDRSQLLVSYIDPRDNDLLPINNDDNFGRALTTARPLLRVIIQKKGDSIEERTGYGTIRPRNLISSILGQTPVKQKGLAISNPHDFRQVSAIIDVDIVPETCRRVRLLKHGSDKPLGFYIRDGTSMRVTSNGLEKLPGIFISRLVPGGLAESTGLLAVNDEVLEVNGIEVLGKTLDQVTDMMVANSSNLIITVKPANQRTLVPPRRGSISHHSEGSGDSHRSQHTTGSDENDPDEQEDEVRDLTEAVTLEESNLIAQKDGVLHL, from the exons ATGTCGAAAAGTAAGGCGGCACACCCGAAGCTCGATAGCGATCGTGTGGAGATCAAGTCAAAG TTCGATGCCGAGTTCCGTCGGTGGTCCGTGAAGCGGTCCGAGCAACATTCGTTCGAGGTGTTCCAGTCGCTGATCGAACGGCTGCACCGGCTCGATCGATCCCAGCTGCTCGTCTCCTACATCGATCCGCGCGACAACGATCTGCTGCCCATCAACAATGACGACAACTTCGGACGGGCTCTGACGACCGCACGGCCCCTGCTGCGCGTTATCATACAGAAGAAGG GTGACAGCATCGAGGAACGAACAGGTTACGGGACGATAAGACCGCGCAATCTGATCAGCAGCATTCTTGGGCAGACGCCGGTAAAACAGAAAGGTCTAGCCATTTCCAATCCGCACGACTTCCGACAG GTTTCTGCCATCATCGATGTGGACATCGTGCCCGAAACGTGCCGCCGTGTGCGTCTGCTTAAGCACGGCAGTGATAAACCGCTAGGGTTCTACATACG CGATGGTACCTCGATGCGAGTGACCTCGAACGGGTTGGAGAAGCTACCCGGAATCTTCATCTCGCGCCTTGTTCCGGGTGGTTTGGCCGAAAGCACCGGTCTGCTGGCGGTCAACGATGAGGTGCTGGAGGTGAATGGTATCGAGGTGCTGGGCAAAACGCTCGACCAGGTCACGGACATGATGGTGGCCAACAGCTCTAATCTGATCATCACGGTTAAGCCGGCCAACCAGCGGACGCTGGTACCACCGCGCCGTGGCTCGATTTCGCATCACAGCGAGGGATCGGGTGATTCGCATCGCTCGCAGCACACCACCGGCTCGGACGAGAACGATCCGGATGAGCAAGAGGACGAGGTGCGGGATCTGACCGAGGCGGTGACGCTTGAGGAAAGCAATCTCATTGCGCAGAAGGATGGAGTGTTGCATCTTTAG